The Stigmatella aurantiaca DW4/3-1 genome contains the following window.
GATTTCGTCCAGGTGGGTGTGCAGCCGCTCCCGGGCTGCCTCCGCCGGGTGCTTCGCGTCGAGGTACGTGCACTCCAGAATCAGCACGCGGCTGTGGAGCACCTCGGGGGCCGTCTCCAGGACGTCCGACAGCGTGTCGGTGGCGTAGGCCAGCTCGAGCCGCTCCGTCGTCTCGAAGAGGTCCGCGCCTTGCTTGCGCAGGCGGGCGATCTCCTCGCCCGGCATGGCCTGGTGCTCGGGCTTCAGCTTGGTGACGCGGCGCAGAAACTGGTAGCCGAGGGACGGACCCGCATGGTGCGTGCGGAAGGCCCTCACCCAGAGGCCGTGTGAGAGGTGTCTTTCCTCCCCTGGAAGCATGGGGAAGGCCTGGATGGTGGTGGAGGAGCGGTGCAGCCGCCCCGCAGCCGCCAGGGCTTCCTGGACCGCGGCTTCGATCTCCGCGGGGAGAAACACCTGAAGGGGGGCGGCTTTGCCGACCAACCCCCGGATTCCCAGCAAAGACCCCAACGCGCTGGAGTGGTCCGGGTGGCCATGGCTCAAGAAGAGCCTGTCCGTTCCCGCGAATGACCGGATGGGCACGCCCGCGTCGAGCACCACCCCCAACTCGGGGATTTGCAGCGAGGTGTACACGCCTCCGAGGGAAATTCCACGGACGGTGTAGGGCCCTGCCTGCACGGCGGTCAGCATGTCAGTTCCGGGAAATTCCGTGATGCGCAGGGGTCACTCCATCGTGACCGAAGGGGTGGTTCCTCGCGAGCCTGTTTTCGGCTATTTCCTTGGGTCCCCATGTCCCAGTCCTCTTCTGCCCCTGGTGGCGCGAAACGTTCCACGGCCCTGCTGTTCCTGGGGGTCTGTGCCATTGCCTCTCTGCTCGTGACTCATTCTGGCTGTGGCGATGATAACAATGAGCCCCAGCCCCAGGACGGTGGGCTTCAAGATGCTGGCCCTGGGGATGCTGGCCCTGGGGATGCTGGCCCTGGGGATGCTGGCCCTGGGGATGCTGGCCCTGGGGATGGCGGAGAGCCTCCCATCCCGCGCGATGTCCGGGTGCAGGTGCTCTCCATCAACGATCTCCACGGCAACCTGGAAGCCCCTACGGGCAGCAACGGCTCCGTTCGGGTTGCGTTGGACGGCGGGGTGGTGGTCGCAGGCGGCGCGGCGTATCTCGCTCACCACATCGCGGCGCTCCGCAGCGAGAACCCCAACACCATCGTCGTGTCCGCGGGTGACCTGATCGGTGCCTCGCCGCTGGTCTCGGCGATCCTCCATGACGAGCCCACCATCGAGGTGATGAACCAGATCGGCCTGGACATCAACTCCGTGGGCAACCACGAGTTCGACGAGGGCTTCACCGAGTTGAAGCGCATGCAGAACGGTGGGTGCCACCCGGTGGATGGTTGCCAGGGCAGCACGAATTTCGCGGGCGCGAATTTCAAGTTCCTCTCGGCCAACGTCTTCACGGACGCGGCGGCCCAGCAGACGCTCTTCCCGGCCTATGACATCCGCGAGTTCGAGGGCATCAAGGTGGCCTTCATCGGGATGACGCTGGAGGGCACGCCCACCATCGTCAATCCGAGCGGTATCCAGGGGCTCTCGTTCAAGGACGAGGCCGACACCGTCAACGCCCTCATCCCCACACTGAACGCGCAAGGGGTGAAGGCCGTCGTGGTCGTCCTCCATGAGGGTGGAATGCAGGCGGCGGAGGGGCTGTACGACGAGTGCAAGGGCATGTCCGGCGCCATCGTGGACATCGTCAACCGGTTCGACAAGGAAGTGGACCTGGTGGTCACCGGACACACGCACCAAGCGTACAACTGCGTCCTCAACGGCATCCGCGTCACCAGCGGCTCCAGCTATGGACGCATCGTCACGGACGTGGACCTGGTCCTGAACACTGGCACCAATGACGTGACGTCGGTGACCGCGCGCAACGTCATCGTCACCCGTGAGACGGCGGATGTCCCCGTGGACACGATGGTGAAGGGCTACGTCGCCAAGGCCGCGCCCCTGCGGGACAAGGTCGTCGGCAACACGCCGGTCGAGCTGCTCCGGCCCGCGCGCGTCCCCACGGCCGACA
Protein-coding sequences here:
- a CDS encoding bifunctional metallophosphatase/5'-nucleotidase, which translates into the protein MQVLSINDLHGNLEAPTGSNGSVRVALDGGVVVAGGAAYLAHHIAALRSENPNTIVVSAGDLIGASPLVSAILHDEPTIEVMNQIGLDINSVGNHEFDEGFTELKRMQNGGCHPVDGCQGSTNFAGANFKFLSANVFTDAAAQQTLFPAYDIREFEGIKVAFIGMTLEGTPTIVNPSGIQGLSFKDEADTVNALIPTLNAQGVKAVVVVLHEGGMQAAEGLYDECKGMSGAIVDIVNRFDKEVDLVVTGHTHQAYNCVLNGIRVTSGSSYGRIVTDVDLVLNTGTNDVTSVTARNVIVTRETADVPVDTMVKGYVAKAAPLRDKVVGNTPVELLRPARVPTADNSGESVLGNVIADAMLAITQAPEKGGAVIALMNPGGIRADIGAGEITYGEIFAVQPFANNVATLTLTGDQIKRVLEQQFPPINANPSIMQVSQGFSYTFSLSAPAGSKVNAASLTLNGQPIVMTQSYRVSMNNFMASGGDNYSVFTEGKDLLIGPIDVDALEVYTRANNPLTVPALGRIKVVP
- a CDS encoding MBL fold metallo-hydrolase; translated protein: MLTAVQAGPYTVRGISLGGVYTSLQIPELGVVLDAGVPIRSFAGTDRLFLSHGHPDHSSALGSLLGIRGLVGKAAPLQVFLPAEIEAAVQEALAAAGRLHRSSTTIQAFPMLPGEERHLSHGLWVRAFRTHHAGPSLGYQFLRRVTKLKPEHQAMPGEEIARLRKQGADLFETTERLELAYATDTLSDVLETAPEVLHSRVLILECTYLDAKHPAEAARERLHTHLDEIIARADRFQNEALVLMHFSQAYSPEQVHTLLQERLPALLRDRVRIFAPDSGRWFG